One Bacillus sp. FJAT-52991 genomic region harbors:
- the nadA gene encoding quinolinate synthase NadA translates to MSIQEMLKQPSFSLADRYRQMTREQMEERVREIKKELGEALFIPGHHYQKDEVIQFADAVGDSLQLAQISASNKKAKYIVFCGVHFMAETADMLTTKEQTVILPDMRAGCSMADMANIHQTEIAWEKMQALFGDTMLPLTYVNSTAAIKAFVGRNGGATVTSSNAHKLVEWAFTQKERILFLPDQHLGRNTAFDLGIDLDEMAVWDPIRHELEYEGDLSRVKVILWKGHCSVHENFTVKNIEDIRKNDQNMNIIVHPECRREVVGLSDDNGSTKYIIDTIEQSASGSAWAIGTEMNLVNRLIQNHPDKKIISLNPNMCPCLTMNRIDLPHLLWSLDTIVEGGKSNVIEVDEQTTNDALLALNRMLKQ, encoded by the coding sequence ATGTCTATTCAAGAAATGCTTAAGCAGCCATCATTCTCATTAGCTGATCGATACCGTCAAATGACTAGAGAGCAAATGGAAGAGCGAGTAAGAGAGATTAAAAAAGAGCTAGGTGAGGCTCTTTTTATCCCGGGTCACCATTATCAAAAGGATGAAGTCATTCAATTTGCAGACGCCGTTGGAGATTCATTACAACTAGCACAAATATCCGCAAGCAATAAAAAGGCAAAATATATTGTTTTTTGTGGTGTTCACTTTATGGCTGAAACGGCAGACATGTTAACGACAAAGGAACAAACGGTGATTTTACCAGATATGCGTGCCGGCTGTTCCATGGCGGATATGGCGAATATTCACCAAACAGAAATCGCTTGGGAGAAGATGCAAGCCTTGTTTGGAGACACCATGCTACCTCTTACGTATGTCAATTCAACAGCCGCAATTAAAGCGTTCGTTGGCCGCAATGGAGGGGCGACGGTTACATCTTCGAATGCTCATAAACTAGTGGAATGGGCGTTCACGCAAAAAGAAAGAATTTTATTCCTTCCTGATCAACATCTTGGGCGTAATACGGCCTTTGATTTAGGTATTGATCTCGACGAAATGGCTGTTTGGGACCCGATTCGTCATGAGCTTGAATACGAGGGTGATTTAAGTCGAGTAAAAGTGATTTTATGGAAGGGGCATTGTTCTGTCCATGAAAATTTCACCGTGAAAAATATTGAGGATATTCGTAAAAATGATCAAAATATGAACATTATCGTTCATCCAGAATGCCGTCGGGAAGTGGTCGGGCTGTCTGATGATAACGGCTCAACGAAATACATCATCGACACGATCGAACAATCAGCTTCTGGCAGTGCTTGGGCGATCGGGACAGAAATGAACCTTGTTAATCGTTTAATTCAGAACCATCCGGATAAAAAAATCATTTCGCTGAATCCCAATATGTGTCCGTGTCTTACGATGAACCGCATCGACTTGCCACATTTGCTTTGGTCATTAGATACCATTGTTGAAGGTGGGAAAAGCAATGTCATTGAAGTGGACGAACAAACAACTAACGACGCCTTGTTGGCGTTAAATCGAATGCTGAAACAATAA
- the yajC gene encoding preprotein translocase subunit YajC gives MMQQIIMLLLMFVLFYFLLIRPQQKRQKAIAAMQNSLQKGDKIITIGGLHGFIDAIDEGTIVIKCGDGSRLTYDRNAIREVTEKSTTV, from the coding sequence ATGATGCAACAGATTATTATGCTTCTATTGATGTTTGTTTTGTTCTACTTTTTGCTTATTCGTCCGCAGCAAAAGCGTCAAAAAGCTATAGCGGCTATGCAAAATAGTTTGCAAAAAGGTGATAAGATCATTACAATCGGAGGCCTTCACGGCTTTATCGATGCCATTGATGAAGGAACAATCGTAATTAAATGTGGCGATGGTAGCCGTCTTACATACGACCGTAATGCCATTCGTGAAGTAACAGAAAAATCGACAACTGTATAA
- the queA gene encoding tRNA preQ1(34) S-adenosylmethionine ribosyltransferase-isomerase QueA, with amino-acid sequence MKVEDFDFYLPEELIAQTPLKERAESRLMVLDKETGVIQHQVFKQMTDFLKPGDCLVLNDTRVLPARLYGVKAETGAKIEVLLLKQEEGDRWETLVKPAKRIKEGSVISFGDGRLTATCIAEKDHGGRILEFSYDGIFYEVLEELGEMPLPPYIKEQLDEQERYQTVFAKERGSAAAPTAGLHFTEELLDEIRAKGVHIAFITLHVGLGTFRPVSVDTIEDHEMHSEFYQVSEETAHLIEDVKAQGGRIISVGTTSTRTLETVARDHGGKVEAASGWTDIFIYPGFPFQAIDGMITNFHLPMSTLIMLVSALAGKEHVMNAYEEAVAKEYRFFSFGDAMLIK; translated from the coding sequence GTGAAAGTAGAAGATTTTGATTTTTACCTTCCTGAAGAGTTGATTGCCCAAACGCCTTTAAAAGAGCGGGCAGAGAGTCGTCTAATGGTACTGGATAAAGAAACCGGTGTTATTCAGCATCAAGTATTTAAGCAAATGACTGATTTTCTGAAACCGGGCGACTGCCTTGTTCTCAATGATACGCGTGTATTGCCTGCACGTTTGTATGGCGTTAAAGCAGAAACAGGTGCTAAAATTGAAGTATTGCTGTTGAAACAAGAAGAGGGAGATCGCTGGGAAACGCTAGTGAAGCCAGCGAAACGAATTAAAGAAGGCAGCGTGATTTCCTTTGGTGATGGTAGATTGACAGCTACTTGTATAGCGGAAAAAGATCATGGCGGACGAATCCTTGAGTTTTCGTATGATGGTATTTTTTATGAAGTGCTAGAGGAGCTTGGTGAAATGCCGCTTCCGCCTTATATTAAAGAACAGCTAGATGAACAAGAACGCTATCAAACAGTGTTTGCAAAGGAACGCGGTTCAGCAGCGGCACCAACAGCAGGGCTTCATTTTACTGAAGAGTTACTGGATGAAATCCGTGCAAAAGGTGTCCATATTGCGTTTATTACGCTTCATGTTGGATTAGGTACATTTCGTCCTGTTTCCGTCGATACAATTGAGGATCATGAGATGCATTCAGAGTTTTATCAAGTATCGGAGGAGACGGCTCATTTGATTGAGGATGTAAAGGCTCAAGGCGGCCGAATTATTAGTGTAGGTACGACATCGACTCGAACACTGGAAACAGTGGCTCGTGATCATGGTGGAAAGGTTGAAGCAGCGAGTGGCTGGACGGATATTTTTATTTATCCAGGCTTTCCGTTTCAAGCAATTGACGGCATGATTACGAATTTCCATTTGCCTATGTCGACGCTGATCATGCTTGTTAGTGCACTTGCTGGCAAAGAGCATGTGATGAATGCGTATGAAGAAGCTGTGGCAAAAGAATATCGCTTTTTCAGTTTTGGCGATGCCATGCTAATTAAGTAA
- the ruvA gene encoding Holliday junction branch migration protein RuvA, whose amino-acid sequence MYEYIKGSVEFIGPEYVVVENGGIGYKVLTPNPFAFSKFEKQAITIYVYQHVREDALALYGFISLEEKRMFEKLICVSGIGPKGALAVLASGEPQQVIQAIEQEDESFLVKFPGVGKKTARQMILDLKGKLADVVPEYFPNLFQVEEDERKASISAELDEAMLALEALGYSEREIKKISTKLKAEEMTTDQYIRKGLQLLLNG is encoded by the coding sequence TTGTACGAGTATATTAAAGGAAGCGTGGAATTCATTGGACCGGAGTATGTGGTCGTTGAAAATGGTGGCATTGGTTATAAAGTCTTAACACCTAACCCGTTCGCTTTTTCGAAATTTGAAAAGCAAGCCATTACGATATATGTGTATCAGCATGTGCGTGAAGATGCTCTAGCGTTGTACGGATTTATCTCGCTAGAAGAGAAAAGAATGTTTGAAAAGCTAATTTGTGTGTCAGGGATCGGACCAAAGGGGGCGCTTGCTGTATTAGCAAGTGGGGAACCGCAGCAAGTGATTCAGGCAATCGAACAAGAAGATGAATCATTTTTAGTGAAGTTTCCTGGTGTAGGGAAGAAAACGGCGCGGCAAATGATTCTTGACCTAAAAGGAAAATTAGCGGATGTGGTACCAGAGTACTTCCCTAATTTATTTCAAGTGGAAGAGGATGAACGAAAAGCTTCCATTTCCGCTGAGCTTGATGAAGCGATGTTAGCACTTGAAGCACTTGGTTATTCAGAGCGAGAAATTAAAAAGATCAGCACCAAATTGAAAGCAGAAGAAATGACGACGGATCAATATATTCGCAAAGGATTGCAGTTATTATTGAATGGTTAA
- the ruvB gene encoding Holliday junction branch migration DNA helicase RuvB, whose amino-acid sequence MEDRIVSGTAEMAEMYEEQSLRPQTLKQYIGQDQVKNNLEIFIEAARQREETLDHVLLYGPPGLGKTTLAAVIANEMGVQLRTTAGPAIERPGDLAAVLTALEPGDVLFIDEIHRLPRSIEEVLYPAMEDFCLDIVIGKGPSARSVRLDLPPFTLIGATTRAGSLSAPLRDRFGVLSRLEYYNEQQLQEVVLRTADIFDTKMDAQGAAEIARRSRGTPRIANRLLKRVRDYAQVRGNGTITFEIAQEALELLQVDRRGLDHIDHKLLKAIIERFRGGPVGIETIAASIGEEAVTIEDVYEPYLLQIGFLQRTPRGRIVSELVYHHFQMEVPTE is encoded by the coding sequence ATGGAAGACCGGATCGTCTCTGGAACGGCTGAAATGGCCGAAATGTATGAAGAGCAGTCATTACGCCCTCAAACATTAAAGCAATACATCGGCCAAGATCAAGTGAAGAACAATCTGGAAATTTTCATTGAAGCCGCCCGTCAGAGAGAAGAGACATTAGATCATGTGCTATTATACGGACCGCCCGGGCTTGGAAAAACAACACTTGCAGCTGTTATTGCCAATGAAATGGGTGTGCAATTGCGAACGACAGCAGGTCCAGCAATTGAACGACCAGGTGATTTAGCCGCTGTGTTAACAGCACTTGAGCCAGGCGATGTCTTGTTTATCGATGAAATCCATCGTTTGCCGCGTTCCATTGAGGAAGTGCTTTACCCAGCAATGGAGGATTTCTGCTTGGATATTGTCATTGGGAAAGGTCCGAGTGCTCGCTCCGTTCGCTTAGATTTGCCACCATTTACGTTAATTGGAGCCACGACACGAGCAGGTTCGTTGTCTGCCCCATTACGAGATCGATTTGGTGTATTAAGTCGGCTGGAGTATTATAATGAACAGCAGCTTCAAGAAGTGGTGCTTCGAACGGCAGATATTTTTGATACAAAGATGGATGCACAAGGTGCGGCTGAAATCGCTCGCCGTTCACGTGGCACGCCAAGGATTGCTAATCGTCTACTGAAACGAGTACGTGATTATGCTCAAGTACGCGGAAATGGAACGATCACTTTTGAGATTGCTCAAGAAGCATTAGAATTGTTGCAAGTCGATCGTCGAGGACTTGACCATATTGATCATAAATTATTAAAGGCCATTATTGAACGTTTTCGTGGTGGTCCTGTTGGGATTGAAACGATTGCAGCAAGCATTGGAGAAGAAGCGGTTACGATTGAAGATGTCTATGAACCGTATTTGTTGCAAATTGGCTTTTTGCAGCGTACGCCAAGAGGTCGCATCGTTAGTGAGCTTGTGTATCATCACTTCCAAATGGAGGTACCGACAGAATGA
- a CDS encoding aminoglycoside phosphotransferase family protein, which yields MTKKMSSKITSGDVPSPRLLFQLSAALEEKIESIQCMKSGKWLVCTDKNNWFLKQYATEKQFMKQWKLTEKLLAVRVYSIIPFHPSSPFIVEKNIFALMPFIPSSSRIYTFQMKKERETALRLLRSFHEQTAEFVGELEDFFSPLNQLTRWQKRLTFFVQSLPQLQHYFPKMLLKRYIEMGEWSLQQLMKRSWKKRDPVIIHGDVVAHNFLQAKTGQLFLIDFDLAARAPAMYDYLQFVNRILPIVDWDLDQVMAHEVLAEFKGEEEFYLQLLFPTDIFRECHRFIRSMNGNYQHAYDLTVINFQKREDFFLKWQNELG from the coding sequence TTGACGAAGAAGATGAGCAGTAAAATAACTTCTGGAGACGTGCCTTCACCCCGTCTCCTTTTTCAATTGTCTGCTGCTTTAGAGGAAAAAATTGAATCGATCCAGTGTATGAAAAGTGGGAAATGGCTCGTATGTACCGACAAAAATAACTGGTTTTTAAAGCAATATGCAACTGAGAAACAATTTATGAAACAATGGAAGCTAACGGAAAAATTATTAGCTGTTAGAGTTTATTCGATTATCCCTTTTCACCCATCTTCCCCCTTTATTGTGGAAAAAAACATTTTCGCTCTGATGCCGTTTATTCCATCATCAAGTCGCATTTATACATTTCAAATGAAGAAGGAAAGAGAAACAGCTTTGCGGCTATTACGTTCTTTTCACGAACAAACGGCGGAATTTGTTGGCGAGCTTGAGGATTTTTTTTCTCCACTTAACCAGCTGACACGCTGGCAAAAACGGTTGACTTTTTTTGTTCAATCGCTCCCTCAATTGCAACATTATTTTCCAAAAATGCTTCTAAAACGGTATATAGAAATGGGGGAATGGTCTCTTCAACAGTTGATGAAAAGAAGCTGGAAAAAAAGAGATCCGGTGATTATCCACGGTGATGTAGTCGCTCACAATTTTTTGCAAGCAAAGACCGGACAGTTATTTTTAATTGATTTCGATTTAGCGGCCAGAGCACCTGCTATGTATGATTATTTACAATTTGTCAATCGTATATTGCCTATTGTCGATTGGGACCTCGATCAAGTAATGGCACATGAAGTGTTAGCGGAGTTTAAAGGTGAGGAAGAATTTTATTTACAGTTATTATTTCCTACAGATATTTTTCGTGAATGTCACCGTTTTATACGTTCCATGAACGGAAATTATCAGCATGCTTACGATTTGACGGTAATCAACTTTCAGAAAAGAGAGGACTTCTTTTTGAAATGGCAAAATGAACTAGGATAA
- a CDS encoding DUF421 domain-containing protein, whose protein sequence is MVYLTITFRTIFLYIVILFVFRLMGRREIGELSILDLVVFLMIGEMAVIAIAEPTEPLMYALLPIFILVVVQIFFAYASLKSKKFREMIDGEPEIIINKGKINEQAMRRHRYNFHDLLLQMREKDIRHIDQVEYAILEPSGSLSILQKENKEKSGTFTLPLILDGEIQHEHLQMIEQTEDWLLKALKKRGYYEITNISFCSFHDGQFFIDEKD, encoded by the coding sequence ATGGTTTACTTGACAATTACTTTTCGGACGATATTTTTGTATATCGTCATTTTATTTGTGTTTCGGCTTATGGGCCGAAGAGAAATCGGGGAGCTTAGTATACTAGATTTGGTCGTGTTTTTAATGATCGGTGAAATGGCGGTTATTGCGATTGCAGAACCAACGGAACCACTCATGTATGCGCTTTTGCCTATTTTTATTTTAGTCGTGGTGCAAATTTTCTTTGCTTATGCTTCTTTAAAAAGTAAAAAGTTTCGGGAGATGATCGATGGTGAGCCAGAAATCATTATTAATAAAGGAAAAATCAATGAGCAAGCGATGAGGAGACATCGCTACAATTTTCATGACCTTCTTCTGCAAATGAGAGAAAAAGATATTCGCCATATTGATCAAGTGGAATATGCCATTTTAGAACCATCGGGCAGCTTGTCGATTTTACAAAAAGAAAATAAAGAAAAGAGCGGGACGTTCACTTTACCACTTATACTAGATGGTGAAATTCAGCATGAACATTTACAAATGATAGAACAAACAGAAGATTGGCTGTTAAAAGCTTTAAAAAAGAGAGGGTATTATGAAATAACCAACATCTCTTTTTGCAGCTTTCATGATGGTCAATTTTTTATAGATGAAAAAGATTAA
- the nadC gene encoding carboxylating nicotinate-nucleotide diphosphorylase produces the protein MNRIKLESMLKEFFMEDIGDGDLSGEAVFSSEERGQFYLLAKQNGVFCGEEVVTLGFALIDSGSSVEMKVKDGDWVAAGTVIAKVTGTMRGLLQGERVILNLIQRMSGIATAAHEAVVHTKGTKAKICDTRKTTPGLRMLEKYAVQTGGGVNHRRGLYDAIMLKDNHIAFAGGIKQAVAKVKAFVGHTVKIEVEIETKQQLEEAIEARADIIMFDNRTPEEIKEWITLVPPHITTEASGGIHLGNIREYAESGVEYISLGALTHSVQALDISAKVQPYMNKEEAHDVYSRNA, from the coding sequence GTGGAGAAGCCGTATTCTCATCTGAAGAACGCGGACAATTTTATCTTCTTGCTAAACAAAATGGTGTTTTTTGTGGCGAGGAAGTTGTCACATTGGGATTTGCTTTGATTGACTCCGGTAGTTCCGTTGAGATGAAGGTCAAGGATGGCGACTGGGTGGCTGCTGGAACGGTGATCGCTAAAGTGACAGGGACGATGCGAGGCTTACTTCAAGGGGAGAGGGTTATCTTAAATCTCATTCAGCGTATGTCAGGGATTGCGACTGCTGCGCATGAAGCGGTCGTTCACACAAAGGGAACGAAAGCGAAAATTTGTGATACACGGAAAACAACACCCGGTCTGCGAATGCTTGAAAAATATGCGGTGCAAACGGGCGGCGGTGTCAACCATCGTCGTGGCTTGTATGATGCAATTATGCTCAAAGACAATCACATTGCCTTTGCTGGTGGGATTAAGCAAGCGGTAGCGAAAGTGAAAGCCTTTGTTGGTCATACGGTCAAAATTGAAGTCGAGATTGAAACGAAACAACAGCTAGAAGAAGCGATTGAAGCTCGGGCAGATATCATTATGTTTGATAATCGAACACCAGAAGAGATTAAAGAGTGGATTACACTTGTTCCCCCTCATATTACGACTGAAGCATCAGGTGGTATCCATTTAGGAAATATCCGTGAATATGCCGAAAGCGGAGTGGAATATATATCTCTCGGTGCATTAACTCATTCTGTTCAAGCACTTGATATTAGTGCAAAAGTACAACCGTATATGAATAAGGAGGAAGCTCACGATGTCTATTCAAGAAATGCTTAA
- a CDS encoding TIGR04086 family membrane protein, with translation MKSFSYGVMYGMVVIFIIAILCSFVFSSILRWSSLTESSVQFSITVISFIALFTGGFVSGKLSQRKGWMTGGLTGTLYSLTMVSYQYLGYQAPFHWEQLIYHSCFIVTAMMGGILGVNVSAKHRD, from the coding sequence ATGAAGTCATTTAGTTACGGTGTGATGTATGGAATGGTCGTCATTTTTATCATTGCCATCCTCTGCAGTTTCGTATTTTCTTCTATTTTGCGCTGGAGCTCTTTAACAGAATCTTCCGTACAGTTCTCCATTACAGTCATTTCTTTTATCGCCTTGTTTACCGGAGGATTTGTATCAGGGAAACTTTCTCAAAGAAAAGGCTGGATGACCGGCGGGCTAACCGGCACCTTGTATAGTCTAACTATGGTGTCCTATCAATATCTTGGCTACCAAGCTCCTTTCCACTGGGAACAACTCATCTACCACAGCTGCTTTATCGTAACAGCGATGATGGGCGGGATCCTTGGCGTCAATGTATCAGCCAAACATAGAGATTGA
- a CDS encoding DUF2905 domain-containing protein, with protein sequence MSGLGKTLMLIGIAIFAMGLVMQFVKIGRLPGDILIKKGNTTFYFPIMTSIIVSVVLSLIFYVIGKWK encoded by the coding sequence ATGAGCGGGCTTGGAAAAACGTTGATGCTGATTGGTATAGCCATTTTCGCCATGGGATTAGTGATGCAATTTGTGAAAATCGGTCGCTTACCAGGTGATATTTTGATTAAAAAAGGAAATACTACTTTTTATTTTCCAATCATGACGTCGATCATCGTTAGTGTGGTATTATCATTAATCTTTTATGTGATTGGAAAATGGAAATAA
- a CDS encoding YhcN/YlaJ family sporulation lipoprotein produces MKKIVTVIVLPFFIVGLAACNYDQEEGYGDPNKEHGFYSNESYGEEHQRSTDINYHGNRGLKPYKVKSSYYENYPGQLAEKLSREAMTVRGVTDARALIDGKKIKVAVHVKEEGKEEARIQKDVKQAVAPYTDGYNVHVSTDYASYSHLRSLDNDLRDGGPIDLPNERFSR; encoded by the coding sequence ATGAAAAAAATCGTAACAGTTATCGTGCTCCCGTTTTTTATTGTAGGTCTAGCTGCTTGTAATTATGATCAGGAGGAAGGCTACGGAGATCCTAATAAAGAACATGGCTTTTATTCCAATGAAAGCTATGGAGAAGAGCATCAGCGGAGTACAGATATTAATTATCATGGAAATAGAGGGTTAAAACCATATAAAGTGAAAAGCTCTTACTACGAAAATTACCCTGGTCAGTTAGCAGAGAAATTGTCAAGAGAGGCGATGACGGTTCGCGGTGTGACAGATGCTCGAGCGTTGATTGATGGGAAGAAGATTAAAGTGGCTGTTCATGTAAAGGAGGAAGGAAAAGAGGAAGCAAGAATTCAAAAAGACGTGAAACAAGCAGTCGCCCCTTATACAGATGGATATAACGTACACGTCTCCACGGATTATGCATCCTATAGCCATTTACGGAGTTTAGATAATGATTTGCGTGATGGCGGACCGATTGATTTGCCAAATGAAAGGTTTAGTCGATAA
- the tgt gene encoding tRNA guanosine(34) transglycosylase Tgt: MSAIKYELIKTCKQTGARLGRVHTPHGSFETPVFMPVGTLATVKTMSPEELKEMGANIILSNTYHLWLRPGHDIVQEAGGLHKFMNWDRSILTDSGGFQVFSLSEFRKIEEEGVHFRNHLNGDKLFLSPEKAMEIQNALGSDIMMAFDECPPYPAEYDYMKRSVERTSRWAERCLKAHARPQDQGLFGIVQGGEYEDLRRQSAADLVSMDFPGYAIGGLSVGEPKDVMNRVLDFTTPFLPADKPRYLMGVGSPDSLIDGAIRGVDMFDCVLPTRIARNGTLMTSEGRLVVKNAKYARDFGPLDENCDCYTCRNYSRAYIRHLIRTNETFGIRLTTYHNLYFLIKLMEQVREAIKEDRLGDFRDEFFEAYGFNRPDAKNF, from the coding sequence TTGTCAGCTATTAAATATGAATTAATTAAAACTTGTAAACAAACAGGTGCCCGTCTTGGTCGTGTGCATACGCCACACGGTAGTTTTGAGACGCCTGTTTTTATGCCGGTTGGCACACTTGCAACAGTTAAAACGATGTCTCCAGAGGAATTAAAGGAAATGGGTGCGAATATTATTTTAAGTAACACCTATCACCTATGGCTTCGTCCTGGTCATGACATTGTGCAAGAAGCGGGCGGGCTTCATAAATTTATGAACTGGGATCGTTCGATTTTAACAGATTCCGGTGGTTTTCAGGTTTTTTCGTTAAGTGAATTTCGTAAAATAGAGGAAGAAGGCGTGCATTTCCGCAATCATTTAAACGGAGACAAGCTATTCTTATCTCCTGAAAAAGCGATGGAAATTCAAAATGCACTTGGGTCTGATATCATGATGGCGTTTGATGAGTGTCCGCCTTATCCTGCTGAATATGATTATATGAAGCGGTCAGTGGAGCGGACGTCACGTTGGGCGGAAAGATGTTTAAAAGCGCATGCTCGTCCACAAGACCAAGGGTTATTTGGGATCGTACAAGGTGGAGAGTACGAAGATTTACGTCGTCAAAGTGCGGCTGATTTAGTATCGATGGATTTTCCGGGATATGCGATTGGTGGATTATCGGTAGGTGAACCAAAAGACGTGATGAATCGTGTCCTTGATTTCACTACACCATTTTTACCAGCGGATAAGCCTCGTTATTTAATGGGAGTAGGCTCTCCGGATTCTTTAATTGATGGAGCAATTCGCGGAGTGGATATGTTTGATTGCGTATTGCCGACTCGGATTGCTAGAAATGGTACGCTGATGACAAGCGAAGGTCGACTTGTTGTGAAAAATGCCAAATATGCCCGTGATTTTGGTCCGCTCGATGAAAATTGCGATTGTTATACTTGCCGTAATTACTCTCGAGCGTATATCCGCCACTTAATTCGGACAAATGAAACATTTGGTATAAGACTTACAACTTACCATAACCTCTATTTTCTGATAAAATTAATGGAACAAGTAAGAGAAGCGATTAAAGAAGACCGTTTAGGTGATTTCCGCGATGAATTTTTTGAGGCATACGGCTTCAATCGTCCAGATGCGAAAAACTTCTAA